A single window of Nocardioides baekrokdamisoli DNA harbors:
- the gltB gene encoding glutamate synthase large subunit, with protein sequence MPYQHSYPTPQGLYDPAFEKDACGVAFVATLTGVASHEIVEKGVAALVNLDHRGAAGAEANSGDGAGILVQVPDAFLREVVGFDLPATGAYAVGTAFLPGDAAHVSNAVEVIEKIAVDEGLTVLGWRDVPVETETLGATALAAMPTFRQIFVSVAGEAVTGLSLERLAFVLRKRAERETDAYFPSLSSRTLVYKGMLTTEQLGDVFPDLRDPRFASAIAVVHSRFSTNTFPSWPLSHPFRFIAHNGEINTVGGNRNWMRAREALLASDVLGGDLERIFPICTPGASDSASFDEVLELLHLGGRSLPHSVLMMIPEAWENHGEMSPARRAFYEFHSTVMEPWDGPANVVFTDGTQVGAVLDRNGLRPGRYWVTADGLVVYASEAGVLHDIEPENVVRKGRMQPGKMFLIDTVEHRIIEDDEIKDALAAEHPYSEWLHAGLVNLNDIPEREHIVHTHASVTRRQQIFGYTEEDLRVLLAPIANTGAEPLGSMGTDSPIAALSAKPRMLFDYFAQLFAQVTNPPLDAIREELVTSLYGSIGAEANLLLPGPASCRQIVVPFPVITNDDLAKIRHINRDGDMPGFQVHIVRGLYEVAGGGEALAARLDELCAEVSQAIADGSRIIVLSDRHSTADLAPIPSLLLTGAVHHHLVRQKERTQVGLLVEAGDVREVHHVATLVGFGAAAVNPYLALETVEDLAYDGYFVKVEPEKAMANATKALGKGVLKVMSKMGVSTVASYTGAQIFEAVGLSQDVVEKYFTGTTSKLGGVGLDVIAQEVAKRHATAYPVDGIAPAHRELPIGGEYQWRREGEPHLFDPETVFRLQHSTRNGRYDIFKQYTDRVNEQSERLMTLRGLFRFKDAEETGRQPISIDEVEPVSEIVKRFSTGAMSYGSISQEAHETLAIAMNSIGAKSNTGEGGEDPDRLYDPARRSSIKQVASGRFGVTSEYLTNADDIQIKMAQGAKPGEGGQLPGHKVYPWVAKTRHSTPGVGLISPPPHHDIYSIEDLAQLIHDLKNANPVARVHVKLVAEVGVGTVAAGVSKAHADVVLISGHDGGTGASPLTSLKHAGGPWELGLAEAQQTLLLNGLRDRIVVQTDGQLKTGRDVVIAALLGAEEYGFATAPLVVSGCIMMRVCHLDTCPVGVATQNPVLRSRFSGKAEYVVNFMNYIAEEVRELLAELGFRTLEEAVGQADVLDAAKAIHHWKAEGLDLAPIFHRVEVPQQFAGQDLFNTKTQDHGLERSLDITTLIPVAKPALESGEPVRGHFSIRNVNRTVGTLLGHEVTKRYRGEGLPDGTIDLTFSGSAGNSFGAFVPKGMTLRIEGDANDYVGKGLSGGRLVVRPDRVATFNSEEHVIAGNTLAYGATSGQIFIRGGVGERCCVRNSGASVVTEGVGDHGCEYMTGGRVVVLGATGRNFAAGMSGGIAWVLDFVPARANTELVELTAVDEKRQDELRALVQAFAEETDSVVARDLLADWAAALPRFTQIMPSDYKRVLEAQEEALEDGLSEEEAAHRIMEVLHG encoded by the coding sequence GTGCCTTATCAGCACTCGTACCCGACTCCGCAGGGTCTGTATGACCCCGCGTTCGAGAAGGACGCCTGTGGCGTGGCCTTCGTGGCCACCCTGACCGGTGTCGCCTCCCACGAGATCGTGGAGAAGGGTGTCGCCGCCCTGGTCAATCTCGACCACCGTGGCGCCGCTGGCGCTGAGGCCAACTCCGGTGACGGTGCGGGCATCCTCGTGCAGGTTCCGGACGCCTTTCTGCGCGAGGTCGTCGGGTTCGACCTGCCCGCGACAGGTGCGTACGCCGTCGGCACCGCGTTCCTCCCGGGCGACGCCGCGCACGTTTCGAACGCCGTCGAGGTCATTGAGAAGATCGCCGTCGACGAGGGTCTGACGGTCCTCGGCTGGCGCGATGTCCCCGTCGAGACCGAGACCCTCGGCGCCACCGCGCTGGCCGCGATGCCGACGTTCCGCCAGATCTTCGTCAGCGTCGCTGGCGAGGCTGTCACCGGTCTCTCGCTGGAGCGTCTCGCCTTCGTGCTGCGCAAACGCGCCGAGCGTGAGACCGATGCGTACTTCCCGTCGCTGTCCTCGCGCACCCTCGTCTACAAGGGCATGCTCACCACCGAGCAGCTCGGCGACGTCTTCCCGGATCTGCGCGACCCGCGCTTCGCCTCGGCCATCGCCGTGGTGCACTCGCGCTTCTCGACCAACACGTTCCCGAGCTGGCCGCTGAGCCACCCGTTCCGCTTCATCGCCCACAACGGTGAGATCAACACCGTCGGCGGCAACCGGAACTGGATGCGTGCCCGCGAGGCGCTCCTCGCCAGCGATGTCCTCGGCGGCGACCTGGAGCGGATCTTCCCGATCTGCACCCCGGGCGCCTCCGACTCCGCCAGCTTCGACGAGGTCCTCGAACTGCTGCACCTGGGCGGCCGCAGCCTGCCGCACTCGGTGCTGATGATGATCCCGGAGGCCTGGGAGAACCACGGTGAGATGAGCCCCGCTCGTCGCGCCTTCTACGAGTTCCACAGCACCGTCATGGAGCCGTGGGACGGTCCGGCCAACGTCGTCTTCACCGACGGCACCCAGGTCGGTGCTGTGCTCGACCGCAACGGCCTGCGCCCGGGTCGCTACTGGGTCACCGCTGACGGCCTCGTCGTGTACGCCTCGGAGGCCGGTGTCCTGCACGACATCGAGCCCGAGAACGTGGTCCGCAAGGGTCGCATGCAACCCGGCAAGATGTTCCTGATCGACACCGTCGAGCACCGGATCATCGAGGACGACGAGATCAAGGACGCCCTTGCGGCGGAGCACCCGTACAGCGAATGGCTCCACGCCGGCCTGGTCAACCTCAACGACATCCCCGAGCGTGAGCACATCGTGCACACCCACGCCTCGGTGACCCGTCGCCAGCAGATCTTCGGCTACACCGAGGAGGACCTCCGCGTCCTGCTCGCCCCGATCGCGAACACCGGTGCGGAGCCGCTGGGCTCGATGGGCACCGACAGCCCGATCGCAGCCCTCTCGGCGAAGCCGCGGATGCTGTTCGACTACTTCGCGCAGCTCTTCGCCCAGGTCACGAACCCGCCGCTGGACGCCATCCGCGAGGAGCTCGTCACCTCGCTGTACGGCTCGATCGGTGCCGAGGCGAACCTGCTCCTGCCCGGACCGGCCTCGTGTCGTCAGATCGTGGTGCCGTTCCCGGTCATCACCAACGACGACCTGGCCAAGATCCGACACATCAACCGTGACGGCGACATGCCGGGCTTCCAGGTCCACATCGTCCGCGGTCTGTACGAGGTCGCCGGTGGCGGCGAGGCTCTCGCAGCGCGCCTGGACGAACTGTGCGCCGAGGTCAGTCAGGCCATCGCCGACGGTTCGCGCATCATCGTGCTGTCGGACCGTCACTCGACGGCCGATCTGGCCCCGATCCCGTCGCTGCTCCTCACCGGTGCGGTTCACCACCATCTGGTCCGCCAGAAGGAGCGCACCCAGGTCGGTCTGCTCGTCGAGGCTGGTGACGTACGCGAGGTGCACCATGTCGCCACGCTCGTCGGCTTCGGTGCGGCTGCGGTCAACCCGTACCTCGCCCTGGAAACGGTCGAGGATCTGGCGTACGACGGCTACTTCGTGAAGGTCGAGCCGGAGAAGGCGATGGCCAACGCCACCAAGGCGCTCGGCAAGGGCGTCCTGAAGGTCATGTCGAAGATGGGTGTCAGCACGGTGGCCTCGTACACCGGCGCGCAGATCTTCGAAGCTGTCGGCCTGTCCCAGGACGTCGTCGAGAAATACTTCACCGGCACCACCTCCAAGCTGGGCGGCGTCGGTCTCGATGTCATCGCCCAGGAGGTCGCCAAGCGTCACGCCACCGCGTACCCGGTCGACGGCATCGCGCCGGCGCACCGCGAGTTGCCGATCGGCGGCGAGTACCAGTGGCGTCGTGAGGGTGAGCCGCACCTCTTCGACCCGGAGACGGTCTTCCGCCTGCAGCACTCCACCCGCAACGGTCGCTACGACATCTTCAAGCAGTACACCGACCGGGTGAACGAGCAGTCGGAGCGTCTGATGACGCTGCGTGGGCTGTTCCGTTTCAAGGACGCGGAGGAGACGGGCCGTCAGCCGATCTCGATCGACGAGGTCGAGCCGGTCAGCGAGATCGTCAAGCGGTTCTCGACCGGCGCCATGTCGTACGGCTCCATCTCGCAGGAGGCGCACGAGACGCTCGCGATCGCGATGAACTCCATCGGTGCGAAGTCCAACACCGGTGAGGGTGGCGAGGACCCGGACCGTCTCTACGATCCTGCCCGCCGCTCGTCGATCAAGCAGGTCGCCTCGGGTCGCTTCGGTGTGACCTCGGAGTACCTGACCAACGCTGACGACATCCAGATCAAGATGGCGCAGGGTGCCAAGCCCGGTGAGGGCGGTCAGCTGCCGGGTCACAAGGTCTACCCGTGGGTGGCCAAGACCCGTCACTCGACCCCTGGCGTCGGCCTGATCTCGCCGCCTCCGCACCACGACATCTACTCGATCGAGGACCTGGCTCAGCTGATCCACGACCTCAAGAACGCCAACCCGGTCGCACGTGTCCACGTGAAGCTGGTGGCCGAGGTCGGCGTCGGTACGGTCGCGGCCGGTGTCTCGAAGGCGCACGCCGACGTCGTCCTGATCTCGGGTCACGACGGTGGTACGGGTGCCTCGCCGCTCACCTCGCTCAAGCACGCCGGTGGTCCGTGGGAGCTGGGCCTCGCCGAGGCTCAGCAGACCCTGCTGCTCAACGGCCTGCGTGACCGGATCGTCGTCCAGACCGATGGTCAGCTCAAGACGGGTCGCGACGTCGTCATCGCTGCGCTGCTCGGTGCCGAGGAGTACGGCTTCGCCACCGCTCCGCTGGTGGTCTCGGGCTGCATCATGATGCGCGTCTGCCACCTCGACACCTGCCCGGTGGGTGTGGCCACGCAGAACCCGGTGCTGCGTTCGCGCTTCTCCGGCAAGGCCGAGTATGTCGTGAACTTCATGAACTACATCGCCGAAGAGGTCCGCGAACTCCTCGCGGAGCTCGGTTTCCGTACGCTCGAGGAAGCCGTCGGTCAGGCCGACGTCCTCGACGCTGCGAAGGCGATCCACCACTGGAAGGCGGAGGGTCTCGACCTGGCGCCGATCTTCCACCGGGTGGAAGTGCCGCAGCAGTTCGCCGGCCAGGACCTGTTCAACACCAAGACCCAGGACCACGGTCTCGAGCGTTCGCTCGACATCACCACCCTGATCCCGGTCGCCAAGCCGGCGCTCGAGTCGGGTGAGCCGGTGCGCGGCCACTTCAGCATCCGCAACGTCAACCGCACCGTCGGCACGCTGCTGGGTCACGAGGTCACCAAGCGCTACCGCGGTGAGGGCCTTCCGGACGGCACCATCGACCTGACCTTCTCGGGTTCGGCGGGCAACTCCTTCGGTGCGTTCGTACCGAAGGGCATGACGTTGCGCATCGAGGGCGACGCAAACGACTACGTCGGCAAGGGATTGTCGGGCGGTCGTCTGGTCGTACGCCCGGACCGGGTTGCGACGTTCAACTCCGAGGAGCACGTCATCGCCGGCAACACGCTGGCGTACGGCGCGACGAGCGGTCAGATCTTCATCCGTGGTGGAGTCGGCGAGCGGTGCTGCGTACGCAACTCCGGCGCCAGTGTCGTCACCGAAGGTGTCGGTGACCACGGGTGTGAGTACATGACCGGCGGTCGGGTGGTCGTCCTGGGCGCCACGGGCCGCAACTTCGCGGCAGGCATGTCCGGCGGTATCGCCTGGGTGCTCGACTTCGTGCCCGCCCGTGCCAACACCGAACTGGTGGAGCTCACTGCCGTGGACGAGAAGCGCCAGGACGAGCTCAGGGCTCTGGTGCAGGCGTTCGCGGAGGAGACCGACTCGGTCGTCGCGCGGGACCTGTTGGCGGACTGGGCGGCTGCGCTGCCGCGGTTCACCCAGATCATGCCGAGCGACTACAAGCGCGTACTCGAAGCGCAAGAAGAAGCGTTGGAAGACGGCCTCTCCGAAGAAGAAGCGGCCCACCGGATCATGGAGGTGCTGCATGGCTGA
- the lgt gene encoding prolipoprotein diacylglyceryl transferase, with amino-acid sequence MISLFIPSPHQGVWHLGPIPLRGYALAIILGAIVCVIIAERRWQARGGRAGFIQDLALWAFPFGLVGARLYSVMTDSDRYFGHGVPWWEPFAIWHGGIGIWGAISGGALGVWIACRRAGVLLPVVADVLAPCLLVAQGIGRWGNWFNQELYGRATTLPWGLKIDAAHAPGGVAGTYHPTFLYECLWDLGAAGLILWLDRRFKFGHGRGFALYAMIYTLGRAWIEYLRIDSVQHHVLGLRLNDWTALVVFLGGLAYFVLVGRKQLPREESPYVAVGENASTAV; translated from the coding sequence GTGATCTCGCTCTTCATCCCCAGCCCGCACCAAGGCGTGTGGCATCTGGGTCCGATCCCGCTGCGCGGATATGCCCTCGCGATCATCCTCGGCGCGATCGTCTGCGTGATCATCGCCGAGCGTCGCTGGCAGGCCCGCGGTGGACGCGCCGGCTTCATCCAGGATCTGGCGCTCTGGGCATTCCCGTTCGGACTCGTCGGTGCCCGTCTCTACAGCGTGATGACCGATTCGGACCGCTACTTCGGCCACGGTGTGCCGTGGTGGGAGCCGTTCGCGATCTGGCACGGCGGGATCGGCATCTGGGGTGCCATCAGCGGTGGCGCGCTCGGTGTCTGGATCGCGTGCCGTCGAGCAGGCGTACTGCTGCCGGTCGTGGCCGATGTGCTCGCACCCTGTCTCCTGGTCGCGCAGGGGATCGGCCGCTGGGGCAACTGGTTCAACCAGGAGCTGTACGGCCGGGCGACGACTCTCCCGTGGGGCCTCAAGATCGACGCGGCCCACGCACCCGGCGGCGTCGCAGGCACGTACCACCCCACGTTCCTCTACGAATGCCTCTGGGACCTCGGTGCTGCCGGCCTGATCCTGTGGCTGGATCGGCGGTTCAAGTTCGGTCACGGTCGTGGCTTCGCCCTGTACGCCATGATCTACACGCTCGGACGCGCCTGGATCGAATACCTCCGGATCGACTCCGTCCAGCACCATGTCCTCGGTCTGCGCCTCAACGACTGGACCGCGCTCGTGGTCTTCCTCGGGGGGTTGGCGTACTTCGTCCTCGTCGGGCGCAAGCAGTTGCCACGCGAGGAGTCGCCGTACGTCGCTGTCGGGGAGAACGCCTCCACCGCTGTGTAA
- a CDS encoding SCO family protein — MNLTHLKRLVVALVGAALLAACGSSQQASGPHQFTASGYGPYKPATVALTDTAGAPYDLGSTLQTPLTLVFFGYTNCPDECPAVMSQLGSAFSRLSADQTSKITMVFVTTDPARDSAKVERRWLDRYDSRFIGVTGPIARIIDLASSLKLYVKGAERLPSGGYDVPTHDTHVVALNARHVAVAIWDIGTTSKQYAGDLQAMLNGAVPE; from the coding sequence TTGAACCTGACTCATCTCAAGCGACTGGTGGTCGCTCTGGTGGGAGCCGCGCTGCTCGCCGCGTGCGGATCGAGCCAGCAGGCGTCGGGCCCGCACCAGTTCACCGCCTCGGGCTACGGCCCGTACAAGCCGGCCACCGTCGCCCTGACCGACACCGCCGGCGCGCCGTACGACCTCGGAAGCACGCTGCAGACCCCGCTCACGCTGGTCTTCTTCGGCTACACCAACTGCCCCGACGAGTGCCCCGCCGTGATGAGTCAGCTCGGCTCGGCCTTCAGCAGGCTCAGCGCCGATCAGACGTCGAAGATCACGATGGTGTTCGTCACCACGGACCCTGCCCGCGACTCCGCCAAGGTCGAGCGCCGCTGGCTGGACCGCTACGACTCCAGGTTCATCGGTGTCACGGGCCCGATCGCCCGGATCATCGACCTTGCGTCGTCCCTCAAGTTGTACGTCAAGGGAGCCGAGCGTCTGCCGAGTGGCGGATACGACGTACCGACCCACGACACGCATGTGGTCGCGCTGAATGCCAGGCACGTCGCCGTGGCGATCTGGGACATCGGCACCACGTCCAAGCAGTACGCCGGCGACCTGCAGGCGATGTTGAACGGAGCTGTGCCCGAGTGA
- the trpA gene encoding tryptophan synthase subunit alpha translates to MVQAVTTAVAFEKAAAENRAALVGYLPAGFPTVAGGIDAIKAMVDNGCDVIEVGLPYSDPVMDGPTIQAAALQALQNGVRTKDVLATVEATATLGVPTVIMTYWNPVERYGVEAFARDLAAAGGSGLITPDITPDYGQEWIAAADAHDLDKIFLVAPSSTDERIGLTVSNCRGFVYATAVMGVTGARNQTSDLAPPLVARTKAATSLPVGVGLGVSNGAQAHQIAQYADGVIVGSAFVRAILDANGDHKAAIAALATLTKDLAEGVRR, encoded by the coding sequence ATGGTTCAAGCTGTGACGACTGCGGTGGCGTTCGAGAAGGCGGCGGCGGAGAACCGCGCCGCGCTGGTCGGCTACCTGCCGGCTGGCTTCCCGACGGTCGCGGGCGGCATCGACGCGATCAAGGCGATGGTCGACAACGGTTGTGACGTCATCGAGGTCGGTCTGCCGTACAGCGACCCCGTGATGGACGGCCCCACGATCCAGGCAGCGGCGCTCCAGGCACTCCAGAACGGCGTACGCACCAAGGACGTGCTCGCGACCGTCGAGGCCACAGCCACGCTGGGCGTGCCTACGGTGATCATGACCTACTGGAACCCGGTCGAGCGCTACGGCGTGGAAGCCTTCGCGCGCGACCTCGCGGCTGCTGGTGGCTCGGGCCTGATCACGCCCGACATCACTCCTGACTACGGCCAGGAGTGGATCGCGGCCGCCGACGCGCACGATCTCGACAAGATCTTCCTGGTCGCACCGTCGAGCACCGACGAGCGGATCGGCCTGACCGTCAGCAACTGTCGCGGATTCGTCTACGCCACCGCTGTCATGGGTGTGACCGGCGCGCGCAACCAGACGTCCGACCTCGCCCCTCCGCTGGTGGCACGCACCAAAGCCGCGACCAGCCTGCCCGTCGGCGTCGGTCTCGGCGTCAGCAACGGTGCCCAGGCCCACCAGATCGCCCAGTACGCCGACGGCGTCATCGTCGGCAGCGCGTTCGTCCGCGCGATCCTTGATGCCAACGGCGACCATAAGGCCGCCATTGCGGCACTGGCTACGCTCACCAAGGATCTCGCGGAAGGCGTACGCCGTTGA
- the trpB gene encoding tryptophan synthase subunit beta: MTTHLNETTSFDADDRGWYGGSEEGFGGRFMPEALMKALLELDQAWTAAKADPSFVRDFDTILREYANLPSPLYFAERLSDKLGIRILLKREDLNHTGAHKIRNVLGQALLTKRMGKTRVIAETGAGQHGVASATAAAYFGLDCTVYMGKVDTDRQALNVARMKLLGAEVIPVDSGSATLKDAINEALRDWVASVDHTAYLFGTAAGPHPFPTLVRDLARGIGDEAREQVLAMDGRLPHAIAAAVGGGSNAIGLYTAFLDDPDVRIYGFEAGGDGYETGRHAATIQQGDEGVLHGARTYVLQDEDGQTIESHSISAGLDYPGVGPQHAWLAKSGRATYTSVTDTEAMDAFALLARTEGIIPAIESAHALAGAIKIAPQLREEFGPEATLLVNLSGRGDKDMGTAMEWFKL; encoded by the coding sequence ATGACGACGCATCTGAACGAGACCACGAGCTTCGACGCGGACGACCGCGGTTGGTACGGGGGATCCGAGGAGGGTTTCGGCGGCCGGTTCATGCCGGAGGCGCTGATGAAGGCGCTCCTCGAACTCGATCAGGCCTGGACCGCGGCGAAGGCGGACCCGAGCTTCGTCCGTGACTTCGACACCATCCTGCGGGAGTACGCGAACCTCCCCAGCCCGCTGTACTTCGCCGAGCGACTCTCCGACAAGCTCGGCATCCGGATCCTGCTCAAGCGCGAGGACCTCAACCACACCGGTGCGCACAAGATCCGCAATGTGCTCGGCCAGGCCCTGCTGACCAAGCGGATGGGCAAGACCCGGGTGATCGCCGAGACCGGTGCCGGACAGCACGGCGTCGCGAGTGCGACCGCCGCGGCGTACTTCGGTCTGGACTGCACGGTCTACATGGGCAAGGTCGACACCGATCGTCAGGCGCTCAACGTCGCCCGGATGAAGCTCCTCGGCGCCGAGGTGATCCCGGTCGACTCGGGCAGCGCCACGCTGAAGGACGCGATCAACGAGGCGCTGCGCGACTGGGTCGCGAGCGTCGACCACACTGCGTACCTCTTCGGGACCGCGGCTGGCCCGCACCCGTTCCCGACGCTCGTGCGGGACCTTGCCCGAGGGATCGGTGACGAGGCCCGCGAACAGGTGTTGGCGATGGACGGGCGACTCCCGCACGCGATTGCAGCCGCGGTCGGCGGCGGCTCGAACGCCATCGGCCTCTACACCGCCTTCCTGGACGACCCGGATGTTCGCATCTACGGGTTCGAGGCTGGGGGAGACGGGTACGAGACCGGCCGCCACGCCGCCACCATCCAGCAGGGCGATGAGGGTGTGCTGCACGGCGCGCGTACGTACGTGCTCCAGGACGAGGACGGTCAGACGATCGAGTCGCACTCGATCTCCGCCGGTCTGGACTACCCCGGGGTGGGTCCGCAGCATGCCTGGCTGGCCAAGAGCGGCCGCGCGACGTACACGTCGGTGACCGACACCGAGGCAATGGATGCGTTCGCGCTCCTGGCCCGCACCGAGGGGATCATCCCCGCGATCGAGTCTGCGCACGCGCTGGCCGGGGCGATCAAGATCGCGCCGCAGCTGCGTGAGGAGTTCGGCCCGGAGGCGACTCTGCTGGTCAACCTTTCGGGCCGCGGCGACAAGGACATGGGTACGGCGATGGAATGGTTCAAGCTGTGA
- the trpC gene encoding indole-3-glycerol phosphate synthase TrpC, with translation MSDVLSQIIEGVRVDLAARQAVTSVADLRVQLADVAPPLDPMPRLRAVGSSVISEVKRKSPSKGALADIPDPAQLAQAYARGGAAAISVLTEERRFGGSLADLRAVRAAVDVPILRKDFIVTEYQLLEARANGADLVLLMCSAITDDGELRRLYDTAGELGLTVLLEIHDELEAERAVALGAKLIGVNARNLKTLEIHDDTFGRLAPLIPDDRVKVAESGIFSPADVQRFVNEGARAVLVGEALVKDGDPEAAVRAMTGLTT, from the coding sequence GTGTCCGACGTCCTGTCCCAGATCATCGAGGGCGTACGCGTCGACCTCGCCGCGCGACAGGCGGTGACCTCGGTCGCCGACCTCCGGGTTCAACTCGCTGACGTCGCTCCGCCCCTGGACCCGATGCCGCGCCTGAGGGCCGTCGGCTCCAGCGTCATTTCCGAGGTGAAGCGCAAGAGCCCGAGCAAGGGGGCGTTGGCCGACATCCCGGATCCGGCTCAGTTGGCGCAGGCGTACGCCCGCGGCGGCGCTGCTGCGATCTCGGTGCTGACCGAGGAACGGCGCTTCGGCGGTTCGCTCGCCGACCTGCGAGCCGTACGCGCCGCGGTCGACGTGCCGATCCTGCGCAAGGACTTCATCGTCACCGAGTACCAACTGCTCGAGGCCCGTGCGAACGGTGCCGATCTGGTGCTCCTGATGTGTTCGGCGATCACGGACGACGGCGAGTTGCGGCGTCTCTACGACACGGCCGGCGAGCTCGGACTCACCGTGCTGCTGGAGATCCACGACGAGCTCGAGGCTGAGCGCGCGGTGGCCCTCGGCGCGAAATTGATTGGCGTGAACGCCCGCAACCTGAAGACACTGGAGATCCACGACGACACGTTCGGTCGGCTGGCCCCGCTGATCCCCGATGATCGCGTCAAGGTCGCCGAGAGCGGGATCTTCTCGCCGGCTGACGTGCAGCGGTTCGTCAACGAGGGCGCGAGGGCGGTCCTGGTCGGCGAGGCCCTGGTGAAGGACGGCGACCCCGAGGCCGCCGTACGCGCGATGACAGGACTGACGACATGA
- a CDS encoding DUF2510 domain-containing protein, which translates to MSDTTAQSPALRPWTVPAGVATGAILAVIMVARSVFDLLHRPAIVDHTTPATARHAFTIGITVGTSVGVAVSLVVSVVIAVAAVRALRGSHGWRIALVALAGWQAVGAIFGLVAVSVPQPDTSIHIQRPGPAIFIVLALVGALCALLLLLPATNQWYRAQRPAKATAAAPGWYLVEDGVLRWWDGAAWTEHTHVFGAAGDQPTSDTHD; encoded by the coding sequence ATGTCGGACACCACTGCTCAATCACCTGCCCTGCGACCATGGACGGTTCCGGCCGGGGTGGCCACGGGCGCGATCCTCGCCGTGATCATGGTGGCTCGTAGCGTCTTCGATCTGCTTCACCGACCGGCGATCGTCGACCACACCACGCCGGCGACCGCGCGCCATGCGTTCACAATCGGGATCACGGTGGGTACGAGCGTCGGGGTAGCAGTCAGCCTCGTGGTGAGCGTCGTGATTGCCGTGGCAGCGGTGCGGGCGCTCCGCGGTTCGCACGGCTGGCGGATCGCGCTCGTCGCGTTGGCCGGCTGGCAAGCCGTTGGCGCCATCTTCGGCCTCGTTGCGGTGAGTGTCCCGCAGCCGGATACGTCCATCCACATCCAGCGACCCGGTCCGGCAATATTCATCGTGCTCGCGCTCGTGGGCGCGCTCTGCGCGCTCCTGCTCCTGCTCCCCGCCACCAATCAGTGGTACCGCGCTCAACGCCCGGCGAAGGCAACTGCAGCGGCGCCGGGTTGGTACCTGGTCGAGGACGGCGTGCTGCGCTGGTGGGACGGGGCCGCGTGGACCGAGCACACCCACGTCTTCGGAGCTGCCGGCGACCAGCCGACCTCCGACACCCATGACTGA
- a CDS encoding DUF4190 domain-containing protein, whose product MTNYPPPPPAPMYQPPTGYPQEHPRGTLILVFGILSIVCCGLFLGIPAWVMGSSALKDIDRSGVVYGNRGTVKAGMICGIIGTVLSALGILFYIVVIVIVGTTTGFHSTSGN is encoded by the coding sequence ATGACCAACTACCCGCCGCCTCCGCCGGCGCCGATGTACCAGCCCCCGACGGGGTACCCGCAGGAACACCCGCGCGGCACGCTGATCCTGGTCTTCGGGATTCTCAGCATCGTCTGCTGCGGTCTCTTCCTCGGCATCCCGGCCTGGGTCATGGGCAGCTCGGCCCTCAAGGACATCGACCGCTCCGGCGTCGTGTACGGCAACCGCGGAACGGTCAAGGCCGGCATGATCTGCGGCATCATCGGTACCGTGCTGAGCGCGCTCGGCATCCTCTTCTACATCGTCGTGATCGTCATCGTCGGCACGACCACGGGCTTCCACTCGACGTCCGGGAACTGA
- a CDS encoding DUF2752 domain-containing protein has product MSSDTASVVTAAPVGTQSRWQRVRGPLLMTGGLAAATLALRARDPHRTHSWGVCPLYAATGIYCPGCGGLRAVNDITRGHIDHALHSNVLVTLAYPVGVAVLVWIVVQRWRGKPTSAAPRPWVVWTALVVALVFMVLRNTPYGTALAPV; this is encoded by the coding sequence TTGAGTTCTGACACCGCCTCGGTGGTGACTGCGGCGCCAGTGGGCACGCAGTCACGTTGGCAGCGCGTACGCGGGCCGCTTCTGATGACGGGCGGGCTCGCCGCGGCGACCCTGGCACTGCGTGCCCGGGACCCGCATCGCACCCACAGTTGGGGCGTGTGTCCGCTGTACGCCGCGACCGGGATCTACTGCCCGGGATGTGGCGGACTGCGTGCGGTCAACGACATCACCCGAGGGCACATCGACCATGCCCTGCACAGCAACGTGCTGGTGACACTGGCTTATCCCGTCGGCGTCGCCGTCCTCGTCTGGATCGTGGTGCAACGCTGGCGCGGAAAGCCGACGAGCGCAGCCCCGCGACCGTGGGTCGTGTGGACTGCGCTCGTGGTGGCGCTGGTCTTCATGGTGCTCCGCAACACCCCGTACGGGACGGCGCTGGCACCGGTCTGA
- a CDS encoding HGxxPAAW family protein, giving the protein MSDSHGNTPAAWTAVVVGLIGFLISSVGITYLGHSFAWPLFWIGVAVFAVGGVVFVVMSKMGLHVESH; this is encoded by the coding sequence ATGTCTGACAGCCACGGCAACACCCCGGCCGCCTGGACGGCTGTGGTCGTCGGCCTGATCGGCTTCCTGATCTCCAGCGTCGGCATCACCTACCTCGGCCACTCCTTCGCGTGGCCGCTCTTCTGGATCGGTGTGGCGGTCTTCGCCGTCGGCGGCGTCGTCTTCGTCGTGATGTCGAAGATGGGCCTCCACGTCGAGAGCCATTGA